CCTTGTGGCGGAAGATGGCCGTGAAGCGGACCGTTCCGGTGTCGCCGTCGGTGGCCGTGTCGTGGACGATCAACTCCAGCCATTGCGTGTTTTCGTTCCAGCGTCGGGCGTCGTCGGGATGGAACTCCTCCTGGTGTTCCGGGACCATGGTTGTCCGCAGATAGTCCAGCTCGCCCCGCGCGAAGGCGGTGAACCGGGAGCGCATCAGGGCTTCGGGGGTGGGGGCGGTGATGTGCCCGGCAAGAATCGGTCCGCAACACTCCGTGAAGTCACGGCCAGACTGGCATGGACATTCCATGGCATGCTCCTTGGGGATTTTTCTTGTGATTCAAGACCGATTGCCCGTAAAACCGAATCTGGAGCGCGTCAATCAAGGCGGCTCGATCACTTTTTAGGAGGTGTCCCATGAGGAGCGAAAAGCCACGGCACTATCGGAAATTGAAGGAAATGCATCCGGGGCTGGTCGATGCCGCCGAGGCATTGGGCGCTGCTGCCCATGACAGTGGTCCGCTTGTGGAAAAAGACATTCAGCTCATTCAGTTGGCCGCGGCCGTGGCCTTGCGATCGGAAGGCGCGGTTCGCAGCCATGCCCGGCGGGCTGTCCAGGCCGGGGCGAGCATGGAGGAAGTGCGGCATGCGGTCATCATCTTGACCAGTACCATTGGTTTTCCTACGGTCGCGGCGGCTTTGGATTGGCTCGGGAAGATAGACGATTAGTCCGGTTTTCCAGTGGATATCATCAGGCGGCCCTTGGGGCCGCTTTTTACGAGGAGAAATCATGACGAAGTTATCCTGCATTTCGACGGATCAGGCTCCGGCAGCCGTGGGGCCCTATTCCCAGGCCGTGCGCGCGGGCGGTCTTGTGTACGTCAGCGGCCAGCTTGGACTGGTCCCGGCCACGGGCCAGTTCGCGGGCGCGGATTTCGACGCCCAGGCCCGCCAGGCGCTGGCCAATGTCGGCGCGATTTTGAACGCCGCCGGTTGCGCCGTCACCGATATCGTCAGCGTGGACGTGTTCATGACAGATTTGAGCAATTTCAAGCGCTTCAACTCCATCTATGACACCTTCATGGCCGGGCACAAGCCGGCCCGGGCCGCCGTCCAGGTGGCCGGCCTCCCCTTGGGCGGGGTGGTGGAGGTGAAGTGCGTGGCCGTGGCCGGAGGGCAGGCATGAGTTCAAAGCCTTCCCGTCGTTTTGGTGTTTTTCCCTCGGCCAACGAGGACGCCAGGGCCGCTCAACGACATGTGAACACGGAGCAGTGCACATCGCCGTCGTATCGTCTGGCCTTTCAGGATCAGGATTTTTTGCTCCGCGAGGAGTTGCGGCCGGTTCGGTTGCAGCTTGAACTGTTGAAAC
This sequence is a window from Deltaproteobacteria bacterium. Protein-coding genes within it:
- a CDS encoding YchJ family protein, with protein sequence MECPCQSGRDFTECCGPILAGHITAPTPEALMRSRFTAFARGELDYLRTTMVPEHQEEFHPDDARRWNENTQWLELIVHDTATDGDTGTVRFTAIFRHKESTQSLTERSRFVRRDGQWYYLDGEYETETTRRETPKIGRNDPCPCGSGKKFKKCCGRQP
- a CDS encoding carboxymuconolactone decarboxylase family protein — protein: MRSEKPRHYRKLKEMHPGLVDAAEALGAAAHDSGPLVEKDIQLIQLAAAVALRSEGAVRSHARRAVQAGASMEEVRHAVIILTSTIGFPTVAAALDWLGKIDD
- a CDS encoding RidA family protein — encoded protein: MTKLSCISTDQAPAAVGPYSQAVRAGGLVYVSGQLGLVPATGQFAGADFDAQARQALANVGAILNAAGCAVTDIVSVDVFMTDLSNFKRFNSIYDTFMAGHKPARAAVQVAGLPLGGVVEVKCVAVAGGQA
- a CDS encoding 3-isopropylmalate dehydrogenase, with product MSSKPSRRFGVFPSANEDARAAQRHVNTEQCTSPSYRLAFQDQDFLLREELRPVRLQLELLKPELILQEQQIESTVVIYGSARLLDPESASVRLEKVLEA